Proteins from a single region of Vibrio sp. DW001:
- a CDS encoding ferredoxin reductase family protein, with translation MATSSENNDNVPGQGPLVLSRKRKMAVIYFIGLFIPYVISRTINMDNKGVYASVLSIINLLAMMAFFVQFPLASRLKQISLFANIDWNISKHKKVGQWLSVIFLLHPILILAPRFSVSFDDAVVSIVDTVTSPQMLTGVIAWCLMITWILTSIFKNRLPIRYETWRLFHVVGFVFVAILATLHITNIGSHGQFQSQFNLVWWVLCSLSVLMVGYNYFVKPTQLKKNPFTLTQVTKISSSDWLVTLENKNRNDFNFEVGQFVWLNTSGSTKGINDHPFSIASCKKDLPSLSFIIRELGDYTSTLGALKEGQDVYVDGPYGSLNLKDSEGTHGITLIAGGAGIGPMLSLLRELAYKHDSRPVRLIYGNNKLDQMVFQQEIQQLESEMANFRQQLVCIEKTDLSDVHTGVIDKACLENSINPNHKDNWAVYLCGPAPMIQAVNQHAKVLKIHSDQIHYEQLAF, from the coding sequence ATGGCAACATCTTCAGAAAACAACGACAACGTCCCCGGTCAAGGTCCTTTGGTATTAAGCAGAAAGAGAAAAATGGCCGTGATCTATTTCATCGGGCTTTTTATCCCTTACGTTATCTCACGCACGATCAATATGGACAATAAAGGCGTCTATGCTTCTGTCCTCAGTATTATTAATCTGCTAGCAATGATGGCATTTTTTGTTCAGTTTCCATTGGCAAGCCGATTAAAACAGATCTCTCTCTTTGCCAACATCGACTGGAATATCTCAAAGCATAAAAAAGTAGGTCAGTGGTTAAGTGTAATATTTCTTTTGCACCCTATCCTGATTCTTGCCCCACGATTTTCCGTCTCATTTGACGATGCTGTCGTCAGTATTGTCGATACCGTTACCTCTCCGCAGATGCTCACTGGCGTTATAGCTTGGTGTTTGATGATCACCTGGATCCTTACCTCAATATTTAAAAATCGTCTCCCAATACGCTACGAAACCTGGCGCTTATTCCATGTCGTTGGGTTCGTCTTTGTCGCTATTCTTGCTACCTTGCATATAACAAACATAGGCAGTCATGGTCAGTTCCAGTCTCAGTTTAACCTTGTTTGGTGGGTGCTATGTTCGCTGTCTGTTTTAATGGTTGGCTATAACTATTTTGTTAAACCAACGCAGTTGAAGAAAAATCCATTCACATTGACCCAAGTAACTAAAATCAGCAGTAGTGATTGGCTGGTTACTCTAGAAAATAAAAACCGTAACGATTTCAACTTTGAAGTAGGACAGTTTGTGTGGCTTAACACCAGTGGGTCGACTAAGGGAATAAATGACCATCCATTCTCTATTGCTTCATGTAAAAAAGACCTGCCTAGCCTTTCATTCATTATTCGCGAATTAGGTGACTACACTTCGACACTTGGTGCCTTAAAAGAAGGACAAGATGTCTATGTCGACGGCCCTTATGGAAGCCTCAATTTAAAAGATAGTGAAGGTACACACGGCATTACCCTTATCGCTGGAGGTGCGGGGATTGGTCCTATGTTAAGCCTACTCAGAGAACTGGCGTACAAGCATGATTCTCGTCCAGTTCGACTCATCTACGGCAACAATAAGCTCGATCAGATGGTGTTTCAGCAAGAGATTCAACAATTAGAGTCTGAAATGGCTAATTTTCGCCAACAGTTAGTCTGCATTGAAAAGACAGACTTAAGCGATGTTCATACCGGTGTAATTGATAAAGCGTGTTTAGAAAACAGCATCAACCCTAACCATAAAGATAACTGGGCGGTTTATTTATGTGGTCCTGCACCAATGATACAGGCCGTTAACCAGCACGCGAAAGTATTAAAGATCCATAGCGATCAAATTCACTACGAACAGCTCGCTTTTTAA
- a CDS encoding 4Fe-4S binding protein produces the protein MPIHQISGCIGCKTCIESCPTDVIQFDKNKKIAVIKYPEDCQICHLCRLYCPVGAITITPEKSIPVMVSWR, from the coding sequence ATGCCCATTCATCAAATATCCGGTTGTATAGGCTGCAAAACCTGTATTGAAAGCTGTCCGACCGACGTCATTCAGTTCGATAAGAATAAGAAAATTGCGGTAATCAAATACCCTGAAGATTGCCAAATCTGTCACCTATGTAGGCTCTATTGTCCCGTTGGTGCAATCACCATCACACCTGAAAAATCGATCCCTGTTATGGTTTCGTGGAGGTAA
- a CDS encoding EAL domain-containing protein, giving the protein MDTIALEKKWGSLSGATFLCLILVLTSWVSPSLASQFAISKNSASESSVSNPSDPNVVYIQLRWHHQFQFAGYYAALEKGFYKDEGIDVQILNGDPKRQPVAEVLSGRAQYAEGNSEILYQRLQGKPLIALASIFQHSPSVLLTLKSSGIRSVHDLIGKKVMLANKNEDADFLTMLVNEGISVSQINAIHSSYQLEDLISGKVDAFNSYTTNEPYFLKQRNIEYNIIDPVSYSVDFYSDIFFTSEHELRSNPKRVEAMTRATLKGWRYAMDNPEEIIELLLTKYKVQKTRDHLRFEAEEMRKLIIPNLIQIGHMNPERWQHMANVFVTAGLIPNDENLDGFIYDTNPSRLPDWVFPVLAIALVIVLGTSSFNFYLHRFNQRIAHAKKTIQESEERFKALSSATNGGVIIHDEGQILECNTGLSDMTGFSYKELINMNGLELIAPECIETVFDKMRIDYTQSYEVIGMRRDGSQYPLSIKGKNIVYKERNARVIEFLDITERKKTEEQLRLAASVFTHAREGIIITDTSGTIIDVNDTFTHITGYSREEAIGENPRILRSGRHDQAFYTEMWTSLLNKKQWSGEIWNERKNGELFAELVTISAVTDTKGQTQSYVALFSDITPMKNHQQQLEHIAHYDTLTNLPNRILLADRLHHAMAQSERRGQSLAVAYLDLDGFKTVNDSYGHDVGDELLIELSTLMNNCLRDGDTLARIGGDEFVAVLVDIEEMSQCTLVLERLLQASMSPITIKNNTLQVSTSIGVTLYPQDGVDADQLMRHADQAMYIAKQTGKNRYHLFDIHKDKSIQTQRETIEHIKRGLDQHEFVLHYQPKVNMRTGAIFGAEALIRWQHPERGLVYPNDFLPIIDNHPISLEIGEWVIDTALIQMAKWQSAGLNMPVSINIDAFQLQQRDFINKLSAALKKYPMISPNSLQLEILETSALGDLVEVLTIMKSCIDIGVSFSLDDFGTGFSSLTYLKRLPVDQLKIDQSFVRDMLIDPDDRAIVVGVISLASAFSRQVIAEGVETIDHGTQLLSMGCDLAQGYGIARPMPAEDLPKWVAEWSPDAAWKS; this is encoded by the coding sequence TTGGATACGATTGCTTTAGAAAAAAAATGGGGATCCTTAAGCGGAGCAACCTTTCTGTGCTTAATTTTGGTTCTAACCTCTTGGGTTTCACCGTCGTTGGCATCGCAATTCGCTATATCAAAAAACTCTGCATCAGAATCATCTGTATCAAATCCGTCAGACCCCAACGTGGTCTATATACAGCTGCGTTGGCATCATCAATTCCAGTTCGCTGGTTACTATGCTGCATTAGAAAAGGGCTTCTATAAAGACGAAGGAATCGACGTTCAAATTCTTAACGGTGACCCAAAACGTCAACCAGTCGCTGAAGTATTGTCAGGTCGTGCACAATACGCGGAAGGGAACAGCGAAATCCTTTATCAGCGCTTGCAAGGCAAGCCGCTCATCGCCCTTGCATCTATATTCCAGCATTCCCCTTCCGTACTACTTACACTAAAAAGTTCTGGTATCCGCTCTGTACACGATCTCATCGGCAAAAAGGTCATGCTTGCCAATAAGAACGAAGATGCGGACTTTTTAACCATGTTGGTCAACGAAGGTATTTCCGTTTCACAAATCAATGCGATACATAGTAGCTATCAGCTTGAAGACCTTATCTCTGGCAAAGTAGATGCCTTCAACTCTTACACCACTAACGAACCGTATTTTCTGAAACAACGTAATATCGAATACAACATTATCGACCCAGTATCTTACAGTGTCGATTTTTATAGTGATATTTTCTTTACGTCTGAACACGAATTACGTAGCAACCCGAAAAGGGTTGAAGCGATGACCAGAGCAACACTAAAAGGTTGGCGTTATGCGATGGATAACCCAGAAGAAATAATCGAACTTCTATTAACAAAATATAAGGTGCAAAAAACAAGGGATCATCTCCGTTTTGAAGCCGAAGAAATGCGTAAGTTGATTATTCCTAACCTAATTCAAATCGGCCATATGAACCCTGAACGTTGGCAACATATGGCCAATGTTTTTGTGACGGCTGGGCTAATACCCAATGACGAAAACCTTGACGGCTTTATCTACGATACTAATCCTAGTCGATTACCCGACTGGGTATTCCCAGTACTCGCCATCGCACTAGTCATCGTACTAGGCACTAGTTCCTTCAACTTTTATCTCCATCGATTTAATCAGCGAATTGCCCACGCAAAGAAGACCATCCAAGAGAGCGAAGAACGGTTTAAGGCGCTTAGTAGTGCGACAAATGGCGGCGTTATCATTCATGATGAAGGTCAGATACTGGAGTGCAATACTGGTCTATCTGACATGACTGGCTTCAGTTACAAGGAGCTTATCAACATGAATGGTCTTGAGCTGATCGCACCAGAATGCATTGAAACCGTCTTTGACAAAATGCGAATCGATTATACCCAAAGCTATGAAGTCATTGGTATGCGTCGTGATGGGTCTCAATATCCACTGTCAATCAAAGGCAAAAATATTGTCTACAAGGAACGGAATGCAAGAGTCATTGAGTTTCTCGATATCACCGAACGTAAAAAAACGGAAGAACAGTTAAGGCTTGCCGCCAGTGTATTCACTCATGCACGTGAAGGTATTATAATCACTGACACTTCAGGCACCATTATTGACGTAAATGATACCTTCACTCATATCACTGGTTATTCTCGCGAAGAGGCGATAGGTGAGAACCCTCGTATTCTCCGTTCCGGTCGTCATGACCAAGCATTCTACACTGAGATGTGGACATCACTACTCAACAAAAAGCAATGGTCTGGAGAGATCTGGAACGAGCGTAAAAATGGCGAGTTATTTGCTGAATTAGTCACTATCAGTGCTGTAACTGATACCAAAGGTCAAACACAAAGCTACGTCGCTTTATTCTCAGATATTACCCCAATGAAGAACCACCAGCAGCAACTCGAACATATTGCGCATTACGATACCCTCACGAACCTACCTAACCGCATATTGTTGGCGGACCGCCTACACCATGCAATGGCTCAAAGTGAACGACGGGGGCAATCTTTGGCGGTTGCGTATCTTGATTTAGACGGTTTTAAAACGGTGAATGATTCCTATGGCCATGACGTAGGTGATGAGCTATTGATCGAACTTTCTACACTGATGAACAATTGCTTACGCGACGGCGACACCCTCGCTCGTATCGGTGGCGACGAATTTGTGGCCGTTCTCGTCGACATAGAGGAAATGAGTCAGTGCACGCTAGTATTAGAGCGATTATTACAAGCATCCATGAGCCCCATCACGATCAAGAATAACACGTTACAGGTATCCACCAGCATCGGCGTCACATTGTATCCTCAAGATGGCGTCGACGCTGACCAATTGATGCGTCATGCAGATCAAGCAATGTACATTGCTAAACAGACGGGAAAGAATCGCTATCACCTGTTTGATATTCATAAAGACAAATCTATCCAGACACAACGAGAGACTATCGAACATATCAAGCGAGGGCTCGATCAACACGAATTCGTGCTACATTATCAACCCAAAGTTAACATGAGAACGGGTGCTATATTCGGTGCGGAGGCCTTGATTCGCTGGCAGCACCCAGAACGAGGGTTAGTCTACCCGAATGATTTTCTACCAATCATCGATAACCACCCAATCAGTTTGGAAATAGGTGAATGGGTTATCGATACCGCACTGATCCAGATGGCCAAGTGGCAATCTGCAGGGCTCAATATGCCCGTCAGTATCAATATAGATGCTTTCCAGTTACAACAACGAGACTTCATCAATAAGTTGTCCGCTGCACTGAAAAAATACCCGATGATCAGCCCTAACTCTTTACAACTTGAGATATTAGAAACCAGTGCGTTAGGAGACCTAGTCGAGGTATTAACCATAATGAAATCGTGTATCGATATTGGTGTAAGCTTCTCTCTTGATGACTTCGGTACTGGATTTTCATCGTTGACCTACCTAAAACGTTTGCCAGTAGATCAGCTAAAAATCGACCAAAGCTTTGTTAGAGATATGCTAATCGACCCTGATGATCGCGCTATCGTAGTGGGAGTCATCAGTTTAGCGTCTGCTTTCAGTCGTCAGGTGATAGCCGAAGGTGTTGAGACCATTGATCATGGAACCCAATTATTATCTATGGGCTGTGACCTCGCTCAAGGCTATGGTATCGCGCGTCCTATGCCAGCGGAAGATTTGCCCAAGTGGGTGGCGGAATGGAGCCCAGATGCGGCTTGGAAATCATGA
- the hisC gene encoding histidinol-phosphate transaminase — protein MSALVESLVPEAIKKLIPYQSARRIGGSGRLWLNANELEHGIVYPDTNAEYHRYPDFLPFDIASAYQDYSQTETPTLAVRGADEAIDLIIRTFCQPGKDKILICSPTYAMYEFCADSFSVETLDVPLLPPTFSLNVDEIAVKAHDVNVVFLCSPNNPTGNLIPEETIIQVLTQTKESALVVVDEAYIDFDMTNNIASLINRFPHLIVIRTLSKAFGLAAVRCGFILAEQTVMDYLKKLVPPYPMPDSSSHIVMQALSSEGLAIMRSGLKEIIAVRDEFVSAIQSLKWIESIYPSNTNFILIKTDSSVDVFKYLLGNGVVTRNQGHEPALTNCVRITIGCKETMREVANLLTQYTHVTKNSTEY, from the coding sequence ATGTCAGCGTTAGTAGAGAGCTTAGTACCGGAAGCCATAAAAAAACTAATACCTTATCAATCTGCCAGAAGAATAGGTGGCAGTGGTAGGTTGTGGTTGAATGCCAACGAACTTGAGCATGGCATAGTGTATCCAGACACCAACGCCGAGTACCATCGTTATCCCGACTTTTTGCCATTCGATATCGCCTCCGCCTATCAAGATTATAGCCAGACAGAGACGCCAACATTGGCCGTGAGAGGGGCAGACGAAGCTATCGACCTCATTATCAGAACGTTTTGTCAGCCTGGAAAGGACAAAATATTAATCTGCTCCCCAACTTACGCAATGTATGAATTTTGTGCGGACTCTTTTTCTGTCGAAACCTTAGACGTGCCTTTATTGCCACCTACATTTTCACTGAATGTTGACGAAATCGCAGTAAAAGCTCATGACGTTAATGTGGTATTTCTCTGCTCACCAAATAACCCAACAGGAAATTTAATACCAGAAGAGACCATCATTCAGGTGCTTACACAAACCAAAGAGAGTGCTTTGGTGGTCGTAGATGAAGCCTATATTGACTTTGACATGACCAATAATATTGCTTCGCTGATTAACCGATTTCCACACCTAATTGTTATCCGCACCTTATCAAAGGCGTTTGGACTAGCCGCTGTACGTTGTGGTTTTATACTTGCAGAACAAACCGTTATGGATTATCTAAAGAAACTGGTTCCTCCTTACCCAATGCCAGATTCCTCATCCCATATTGTGATGCAAGCATTATCGTCGGAAGGCCTTGCGATAATGCGTTCTGGTCTCAAAGAGATAATCGCTGTCCGTGATGAATTTGTATCCGCTATTCAGTCGCTCAAGTGGATAGAATCGATTTACCCGTCAAACACTAACTTTATATTGATAAAAACCGACTCGTCTGTAGATGTATTTAAATACCTCTTAGGCAATGGCGTTGTTACTCGAAATCAAGGCCACGAACCCGCTTTAACCAATTGTGTGAGAATCACTATTGGTTGTAAAGAAACCATGCGTGAGGTCGCCAATCTTCTTACGCAGTATACTCATGTAACGAAAAACTCAACCGAATACTGA
- a CDS encoding LysR family transcriptional regulator → MKSRLPSTKSLQVFLITAKQLNLTRAAEVLNITQGAVSRQIQMLEDLLGVQLFYRKARGLKLTAQGEKFIPHAEDVITRLRKAVVEMSSQSETIKLNAPSCITPWLLPKLMKFQEKYPEIKVELTSTVTHFVTPDFDVFDATITYGKAPKSSFMDAHLLFEEQLSPVCNPRLLDAIKSHEDQQVGGNIERFTWLHADADHTDWKAWLSHRGYRGKVSKQNQNFPTLDHAMNAALQGFGIAIGDIKLAELDIKAKRLVRPYDDVVLSGMSYFFVHPKNSQHSLLPKLVEQLLFE, encoded by the coding sequence ATGAAGAGTCGATTACCCTCAACGAAGAGCTTGCAGGTATTTTTGATTACGGCTAAGCAGCTAAATTTGACCCGCGCGGCGGAGGTTCTGAATATTACTCAAGGAGCGGTGAGTCGGCAGATCCAAATGTTAGAGGATCTTCTTGGCGTTCAACTTTTTTATCGTAAAGCGCGTGGACTTAAATTAACGGCGCAGGGAGAGAAGTTTATCCCTCATGCAGAAGACGTGATTACTCGGTTGCGCAAGGCGGTCGTAGAGATGTCCAGCCAATCAGAGACCATTAAGTTAAACGCGCCGAGTTGTATTACACCTTGGTTGTTACCCAAATTAATGAAGTTTCAAGAAAAGTATCCTGAAATTAAAGTGGAACTTACCTCAACAGTTACCCATTTTGTGACACCGGATTTTGATGTGTTTGATGCCACTATTACCTATGGTAAAGCGCCAAAGTCGTCGTTTATGGATGCGCATCTTTTATTTGAAGAGCAGTTGTCGCCTGTTTGTAACCCTAGATTATTAGACGCAATCAAATCACATGAAGATCAACAGGTAGGGGGCAATATTGAACGCTTTACTTGGTTGCATGCTGATGCTGATCACACAGACTGGAAGGCATGGCTAAGTCATCGTGGCTATAGAGGTAAGGTGAGTAAGCAGAATCAGAATTTTCCTACGTTAGATCATGCTATGAATGCGGCATTACAAGGATTTGGTATTGCTATAGGTGACATTAAGTTGGCAGAGCTAGATATCAAGGCAAAGCGTTTGGTTAGGCCTTATGATGACGTGGTTCTTTCCGGTATGAGTTATTTTTTTGTCCACCCTAAGAACAGCCAGCATTCACTGTTACCGAAACTGGTAGAGCAGCTTTTGTTTGAGTGA
- a CDS encoding FAD-binding protein has protein sequence MSNKVGLSRRQFIGVAGGVLGASAFASIPFSQETEENNTALDVKNFITKQYDTDVLVIGGGMAGLFAAVKAHDAGAKVMMVSKGRLGSSGLTPFAKGIFSYDKSNASVSIDEFVAKVSESSLNTSNPVFTRQLAEHSFERVQELKEWGFFDSALYNHSFMKPMNERQIPLLERIMITHLLKEDGRIAGASGFSLNEQEIIHFHAKSVIICTGSGGFKPSGFPVCDLTHDGSIMAYKIGAKITGKEWNDGHPGSAKNSGSCYDNWHGQIEEKPSTTTVQINHHLGVDMNYQAYTQGGPVTMGPPRSNGDKPRQAKESKGGPYVPPAFRQSGPPPKPPEETGLRAIFASKGHSGPPGMGGEQVGGSTAGMAIHKAEGLVPINSKGLSTIPGLYAAGDALGSYMSGGIYTQIGSSLAGSAVQGAISGEAAAEEIKYITLNKISSEKQARISREILAPMQREKGYNPAWVTQVLQNTMIPNFVLYIKKERMMQAALAYIEELKEHHVPMLIAEDLHQLRLAHETENMVITAEMKLKASLMRKESRCSHYRLDYPEVDYENWQAWINLWQDGNGNMQFEKQAFDSIDYS, from the coding sequence ATGAGTAATAAAGTAGGTCTATCTCGTCGACAGTTTATTGGTGTGGCAGGTGGTGTTCTGGGTGCATCCGCATTTGCATCTATACCATTTAGTCAGGAAACGGAAGAAAATAACACGGCACTTGATGTGAAAAACTTCATTACCAAGCAGTATGATACCGATGTACTCGTTATCGGTGGTGGCATGGCAGGTTTATTTGCCGCGGTTAAAGCTCATGACGCAGGTGCAAAAGTCATGATGGTATCTAAAGGACGACTCGGTAGTTCTGGCCTGACACCTTTCGCTAAAGGTATTTTTAGTTACGACAAATCCAATGCTAGTGTGAGTATCGACGAATTCGTGGCCAAGGTCTCTGAGTCCTCACTTAACACCAGTAATCCTGTTTTTACACGTCAATTAGCAGAGCATTCTTTTGAACGGGTTCAGGAACTAAAGGAATGGGGTTTTTTCGACTCAGCATTGTATAACCATAGTTTTATGAAGCCGATGAACGAAAGACAAATTCCATTGCTTGAACGTATTATGATTACCCATCTTCTCAAAGAAGATGGTCGTATTGCGGGGGCTTCAGGTTTTAGTTTAAATGAGCAAGAGATCATCCATTTTCACGCGAAAAGTGTGATCATTTGTACTGGTTCTGGCGGCTTCAAACCAAGCGGTTTTCCGGTATGCGACCTTACCCATGATGGTTCCATCATGGCGTACAAAATTGGTGCGAAGATCACGGGTAAAGAATGGAATGATGGTCACCCAGGTTCGGCCAAAAATTCAGGATCTTGTTACGATAACTGGCACGGGCAAATCGAAGAAAAACCAAGCACAACAACGGTTCAAATCAATCACCATTTGGGCGTTGATATGAATTACCAAGCCTATACACAAGGGGGACCTGTAACCATGGGGCCACCAAGATCTAATGGCGATAAACCTAGGCAAGCTAAAGAATCAAAAGGAGGACCTTATGTGCCTCCTGCATTTCGTCAGTCCGGCCCACCACCGAAACCACCTGAAGAAACGGGCTTAAGAGCGATCTTCGCAAGTAAAGGGCACTCTGGACCTCCAGGTATGGGTGGCGAACAAGTTGGTGGTTCAACGGCAGGTATGGCCATTCATAAAGCCGAAGGTTTGGTGCCAATTAATAGTAAAGGATTGAGTACCATTCCGGGACTCTATGCTGCTGGTGATGCACTTGGTTCTTATATGTCTGGCGGGATTTACACTCAAATAGGCTCGTCGTTAGCGGGTTCAGCAGTGCAAGGCGCTATCTCTGGCGAAGCCGCAGCAGAAGAAATCAAATACATCACACTCAATAAAATAAGCTCAGAAAAACAAGCCCGCATCAGCAGAGAAATATTAGCACCCATGCAAAGAGAGAAAGGCTACAACCCCGCATGGGTAACTCAGGTACTTCAAAATACCATGATCCCTAATTTTGTTCTGTACATTAAAAAAGAACGCATGATGCAGGCCGCTCTCGCTTACATTGAAGAATTAAAAGAGCACCATGTTCCTATGCTCATTGCTGAAGATCTTCATCAACTAAGGCTGGCGCACGAGACAGAAAATATGGTCATTACCGCGGAGATGAAGTTGAAAGCCTCACTTATGCGTAAAGAGAGTCGATGTAGCCACTATCGTCTAGATTATCCAGAAGTAGATTACGAAAATTGGCAAGCGTGGATCAACCTTTGGCAAGATGGCAATGGTAACATGCAGTTTGAAAAACAAGCATTTGACTCTATTGATTACAGCTGA
- a CDS encoding glutathione S-transferase N-terminal domain-containing protein encodes MLKFYFHTTPNPMKIALYLEETGLPYELIAVDTLKGDQHRPEYRVVNPNGKAPAIEDNGVRVFDSSAILLYLAEKTGRLDSRAEDRAELLSWMMFIATGLGPFSGQAVHFQHAAPEDVPYAVNRYLHEAHRHYQVLETHMNNRNYIVGESLTIADISAWGWIDKATVVLGESGLDTYPNLKRWFDNVNKLPSVERARNVGKEVNFKKEYDDIAKRAMYPQNFSNTSEND; translated from the coding sequence ATGCTAAAGTTCTATTTTCACACCACACCTAATCCTATGAAAATCGCCTTGTATCTCGAAGAAACTGGGCTTCCTTATGAACTCATTGCTGTAGATACACTAAAGGGCGATCAGCACAGGCCTGAATACCGTGTTGTAAATCCAAATGGTAAAGCACCAGCTATTGAAGATAACGGTGTACGCGTATTTGATTCTAGTGCTATTTTGCTTTACTTAGCAGAGAAGACAGGACGTTTAGATTCACGAGCAGAAGACAGAGCAGAACTGCTCTCTTGGATGATGTTTATTGCCACCGGATTGGGTCCTTTTTCTGGTCAGGCAGTGCACTTCCAACACGCCGCGCCAGAAGATGTTCCCTACGCCGTTAATCGTTATTTACATGAAGCTCATCGCCATTACCAAGTGTTAGAAACACACATGAATAATCGTAACTACATTGTAGGTGAGTCCCTCACCATTGCTGACATTTCAGCTTGGGGTTGGATCGACAAAGCGACGGTGGTCTTAGGCGAAAGTGGTTTAGATACATACCCCAACTTGAAGCGTTGGTTCGATAACGTCAACAAACTGCCTTCGGTTGAACGCGCTAGAAACGTTGGCAAAGAAGTCAATTTCAAGAAAGAATATGATGACATTGCTAAGCGTGCAATGTACCCACAAAATTTCTCTAACACCTCAGAAAACGATTAA
- a CDS encoding ABC transporter substrate-binding protein, whose product MNKLLSVIACVAALMSTSVVAKEVRLASDFTYPPFNYKNSDGVPVGFDIEIADALCAQAKLDCVWVSQGWDALIPSLLSRKSDVIMASMRITEERKKKILFTNKYYQTPARFVAQASSSFTIDKTGLNGKVIGVQQGTIHDRYVTDKFGDVAEIKRYTGQDEVYIDMANQRLDATFGNSDQLALAFLDTKQGDGFEFKGEAVTDKAYIGEGTALALRQQDTELAEKFNQAIVAIRENGTYDKIASKYFTFDIYGD is encoded by the coding sequence ATGAATAAACTACTATCAGTTATCGCCTGCGTCGCGGCCCTGATGAGCACTTCCGTCGTCGCAAAGGAAGTTCGTCTCGCGTCGGACTTTACTTACCCTCCGTTTAACTACAAAAATAGTGACGGTGTACCTGTTGGCTTTGACATCGAGATTGCTGACGCATTATGTGCGCAAGCAAAACTAGATTGCGTATGGGTATCGCAAGGATGGGATGCATTGATCCCTAGCCTGCTCTCCCGAAAGTCGGACGTCATCATGGCATCAATGAGAATTACAGAAGAGCGTAAGAAGAAAATACTCTTCACCAATAAATATTACCAAACACCCGCTCGATTTGTCGCCCAAGCGTCAAGCAGCTTTACTATTGATAAAACCGGACTGAATGGAAAGGTGATTGGTGTACAACAAGGTACAATCCACGATCGATACGTCACCGACAAGTTTGGAGATGTAGCAGAAATTAAACGCTATACAGGTCAAGATGAAGTTTATATCGATATGGCGAATCAACGCTTAGATGCCACTTTCGGTAACTCAGACCAACTTGCCCTTGCGTTCTTAGACACAAAGCAAGGCGATGGTTTTGAATTCAAAGGTGAAGCTGTAACAGACAAAGCCTATATCGGAGAAGGTACCGCGCTAGCGCTTAGGCAGCAAGACACTGAACTCGCTGAGAAATTCAATCAGGCCATTGTTGCCATTCGTGAAAATGGCACCTACGACAAGATTGCAAGTAAGTATTTTACCTTTGATATCTACGGTGACTAA